A region of the Peredibacter starrii genome:
ATTTCCAGCTTGGATTTTCTTTTCATGTAGAACTCCTTTTCATTAAAAATGTGCTCCGGCACAAATTGACGGATGAATAAAAAGCAAGTTCAAGGCCAAGTACAAGTGTCTGGAATTTTAGGTAATGCAATTTATCGGTTATAACTGCGACGGAGGCAGAGCGGGCCATCACAAGAGGGAAAAATTGTATATTGGAGTGGAGAGAAAAAGTCGGGCTGCAAAGTGTTTTTGCAACCCGACATTGGCAGAAAATTACTTTTTAGAAACGTATTTATCCAGAGACATCTCTGTTTCAGTACCATCTGGTAGTTGAAGCTTATAACCGATCACAGTCTGGCCATTGAGCTGAGGAAGACTATCGATCAGTGTAGGAACAGTATAAAGAGTGATCTTATCTACTGCAGGTACACCTAGAATTGCTACCAGCATTTTACGCTTAACTTCCATCTCAACTGCCTTACCAGATAAGCGCTCGCCGTTAAATGTTAAAGTAGCGTCTTTCTCCGTTAGAGATTTTAGTTTGTAGGCCATTGCAAGCTGGCCCTTGTTATCTTTCAGCTGAACAAAGTTAACGAGCTTCGAGACGAAGTCTTGTGCCAGAGAAGAAGATTGAGCGGCCATCTTCGCAAGGCGAGAAACTTCTTCTGTTTCTTTATGGTCTGTTACAAGCTTCTTATCTAAAGAGTAAAAACCAAGGTAGTTACCACGTTCAGCATCAAGAGCAATCCAGTATGGAGTCGATACATCTTCTGATTCTTTCGCTGCCAGGATCGCAAATTGAGTATCAGAAATCTTCACCGTCTTTAGGAGACTGAAGTTATTTTCATGAACTCTTGCCACTCCATAAGTCTTTGCCATTTCCTCAGTCAGAGTTTCACGAACTTTGAAACCGATGTAAGACTGAGATGGAATTGAGCTTGATAGGAAATTTGTGTTAGCAAGTTTAATTGCTTTTCCTTCAAGGGACAGGTTCCAGGTCGCACGGGCCTCGGACATGGCACTTGAATCCAGAAGTGTTTCAATACGAGCAAGCATCTTTTCTTTGAAGTCATGAACTGCGTTGTATGGATTCTTATTAAGATCCAATACCGCATCGATTACCAGACGATCGTATTCTTCTTTATTTTGTGTCAGCTTACGAGTTTCCCAAAGAGCGTATGAAACTCGTTCCCCTAGGTCATGGACTTCCATACCTGGAGAGTAAACTTTCGGAGTTCTGTTACTGGCCACCATGCTTGAAGCGTCTCTTAGAGGCTTACCTTGTAGCATCACCATACCGATTTTCGGGTTATCAAGGAAGATGTTGGCGATATAGTCAGCGAAACCTTCATTTAGACCGCTGATCTCATCGTTCACTGCATTTGGATATAAGTGCTGGAACAAATAGTGAGAGGCCTCGTGAGCAATTACCGATGGATCGAAACCGCTTCGGTTAATTTTTCCGGCCATAAGCTTAAACAATAAGTTCTTGTTCGCTGGCAGGAAAGAAAGTGTTGTGTCCTGAGGATTAAAGAAAGCGTTGTTAGTAAGCTTCTTACCATCTTCACGTACATCTCGGTTAGTCATCACTCGCAGATGCTTATCCAGACGGAAGTTAAGTTTTGATTCAACAAAATCAAAGTAGCGATTTACCCAGAAATAAACGTTGGCCTGTTCAATAACGTTCCAATCGTCCTTATTTGAGATCTCGCCGTTTTTAAGTTTAAGGGTGTCTTTGTTATTACAGTCCTGGTAACAAACCACGAACATGCTTTCTTGTAGGAAGCTTTTCGGGAAAGTTTTTGAATAGGCATATGTAGGATCGCCAACTACTTCGTTGCCCATGAGTGCAGCAGGAACCTGATCTGCTTTGGCCTTTACCCAGATTTGCGCTTGCTCGGCCTCAGAATATTTGCTGACGACCGGTAGCTCGAGGGCCGAAGCTGCCTGGGAAAGAGTAATAAGTACTACTAGGGGTAATAATTTTTTTGTTTTTTTCATGGGCCCATTATGTTCCAAAGCTTCATTGGGATGGAGCCCCGTTGAAGATCTTTCATGAGGGTGTCAAAAGTTTAGACACCGGAAATTTTCACATGCTTTTTCTCTTTTTAATCATTGCTTAATTCGAATGGTTCATACTCCGGACATGGAAAAACAAACAGCAAGACGTCCTCTTAAGAGTCGTCAAACCGCATGGGCCAAAACTCTCTCTCGAATGATCGCTCAGGCGGGTATATCACCTAATATGATTTCTTTTATGAGTATGGTGTTCGCCGCACTTTCTCTGGGGTCGGCTCTTATTGGAGCTAAAACCGGGGAGCGGATGTATCCCATCTTGGCGGCCCTTTTTATTCAGATGAGGCTCATTTGTAATCTCATGGATGGAATGGTGGCGGTTGAATTTGGAAAAAAATCCAAGACCGGGGATCTCTGGAATGATGTGCCTGACCGCTTTGCGGATGTGGCGATTATTTTGGGAGCAGGTTACTTGTCACAACAATATCCTTTCGCCATTGAGCTCGCCTGGGCAAATGGAACTCTCGCTGTCATGACAGCTTATCTTCGCGTGCTGGGCGCATCCCTGGCCTCTCCTCACTACTATATTGGACCAATGGCCAAGCCTCATCGTATGGCCATTCTCACGGCAGCTTTTATCGGTGAGGCCATTTATCCCGGAGGCGCACTCCTTTATGGTGCACTCATCATCATGGTGGTGGGTCAGGTCGTAACATGCGGCCGTCGTTTAAGTCGCATTACTGTTGATTTGGAAAATACATGAACTTAGAAACACTTCAATCTTATGCAGAATATTTAACTACTCCTGTGGCCCAGGTCATGGGGGGAATTTTTGCGGTTCTAATTGTTGTGACCGCTGCTTTCTATCTGGCACGAGCGATCAAAGGACCAACGAAACTCATCAAAGAATTAATCGAGCGAACTCTCTCGTGGTGGATGATCCTGACGGGCTTTACGGTCACCATTTTCTTCTCAAAAATGTTCGCCACCATCGCCCTTGCATTCCTTGCCTTTGTGGCCTTCAGAGAACTCACAAGTCGTCTCAATTTAAGAATGTCAGATCGTAGAACACTTCTTTGGTGTTATCTCGCAATTCCGTTTCAGTTCTTCGCCGCTTACATCGAGTGGTATGGAATGTTCATTATCTTTATTCCGGTGATTATGTTCGTGGGTCTTGCCATGAGAAGTGTGGCCCATGGAGATGTTAAGGGTATCACGGCCTCACTGGGGATCATCCACTGGTCGGCAATGCTTACGATCTTTTCACTTTCTCATCTTGCTTACATGCTTTCACTTCCGGAGAAGGCAGGATATGCGGCCGGGAACGGTGGGATGATTTTGTGGCTGGTTCTAATCACCGAATGTAATGATATCTTCCAATTCACTTGGGGAAAACTCTTCGGAAAACACAAAATTCTTCCAAGTGTGAGTCCAAATAAAACGGTTGAAGGTTTTGTGGGCGGCCTCATTTCTACCGTGGCACTGGGATATTCACTGTCTTTTCTTCTACCCATTGATTCAACTAAAACGATGATTCTATCAATCTTACTCGCGTTCTCTGGCTTCATGGGAGACGTAACGATCTCTGCCATTAAACGCGATCTAGGGATTAAAGACATGGGGTCAACGATTCCGGGTCATGGTGGGATCATGGACCGAATTGATTCATTGGCCTTCAACGCTCTCATTTGTTTTCACTTAATCAGATACTGGAGTTATCTATGAGAATTTTTGCACGATTTGTTTTATATCGTCTGATTCTTAGACCATTTCTTTCTCTTATTATCGGAGTGAAATTCCCCAAGGCCTCTGCTTTTCCTGAGGGACAATTCATTCTGGTTTCCAATCACAATTCCCATTTGGATACAGTGTCTCTATTGTGTTCGCTTCCAGTGAAGCGCCTGGGAGATGTTCATCCTGCGGCCGCCGCAGATTATTTTGCCCGCAATAAAGTCATGGCGACCCTATGTGAGTTCTTTCTCAATACGGTTTTTGTACGAAGAAAGGGCGAGGGTGGACAAGTACTAAAACCTCTGGATGAACTTGATATGCATGTGAAGAGTGGTAAGTCGCTTATTCTTTTCCCTGAGGGAACTCGTGGACTACCGGAGCAGATCGTAGACTTTAAATGTGGTGCTGCCGTTTTATTGCAAAGAAACCCTCATGTGAAGCTGGTTCCTGTGTTTATGATTGGTATGGGCAAGGCCATGCCTAAGGGTGGGCTTCCAATTCCTTCAGAATGCGAAATCAGAATCGGAACTTCATCAATTGATGATTCGGTGAGAAGTCGTCCTGTGATGGAATTAACGGCATTTATTCAAGACGAAGTTCTTCGTTTAAAGGAAGTATGAGCAATCAAACCTGGCCCATCATTTTAAACTTTATTGCTTCCTTGTTGGGAGCGGTAGGGCAGTGGCTCTATAAGCTTGGCGCTAAAGACCTTAAAGAGATACCGATATATAAAAACCTTCCTTTTTTAGGTGGCATGTTTTCCTTTCTCATTGTGATGGGGCTATTTATGGTGGCCTTCCGTCTTGGTGGAAGAATTTCAGTGACCTTTCCAGTTTATGCTTTGACTTTCGTCTGGGGCACTATGATTGGCGTGTTCGTTGATAAGGAACCATTCAATTCCATGCAGGCCCTTGGTGTGGGCCTGGTGTTTGTTGGTGTGGCAATTGTTGGTGGAATGGCAACGCGCTAGATACTTCCAGTCTCCGGAGGGTCTATCTCGTTATCGTCCTCTCCATAGTTTCCGCCCGTAGAGGTCGTAGTCGTTGATGAAGCAAAGTCAGCTCCGTCGTCCACGCCACTTGATCCCCCAATGCTCTCACCACCTGGAAACTTGATTCCGGTTTGATCGTTATCAATTCTTCCTGGAACTGAAGTGACTTTAGAAATCACTCCACATGCGATGGGAATGGCCTGGAAATTCGTGAGTCTTCCACGAGGGGCGACAGTATCAGGTAGTGGAACGTCTTTTGAAACTCCAGTAATGATGATCACATTTCCTGAAAGTTGCAGCGTCTCATTGGCATTTAACTTAACGAAATCATCCTGAAGATTAATGTCTTCTTCTTTTAGGTCAGTCATGAGCTTCTCAAAGTTTGCGACCTGAGAGTAGAAGTAATAACCATAATCATCGGCCACTGGAAATGTTCCCCAGCCCATGCGCTGGGAGTTTAGATCCTCATCCAGCGGAACAATAATTTCTTTATAGACTTCAGCGCCTTCAATGGCATCGATATAACCATCTCGGTTAAGATCGTCATCCATCGTTGGACATCTTTTACCCACGTGAATATTTTGAACGTGAAGTATACCCGCCGGACCACCGGAGAATCTTACGTCGGCGACGAATTCATTTTTATCTTTAACGAGTGTTAAAGATCCATTTACGTCTTTTGAAAGAGTGGGATTAACCGGTCGAAGAAGTGCCTGATAGGTCCCCATCATCTCTGTTTCAAGTGGATTAGGAACAGGAGGTTGCACAACTGGTTTACTTTCACTTCCTCCGCCGCCACCACCGCCATTACAAGAAACAAGTGAGGTCAGAAGAATTAAATGTGAGATTGCCTTACGATTCATGGCTCCTCCTAAAGGGTAATGTCCATGGCCTCAAGGAAGGCCTGCTTAACTTCCGGTTCCATCCAGTGAGATTTTTCAATTCCAGTCAGGTCCCTTTGTTCAAGATCAACCGGCTGATAATAGTACATGCTGGATTTCATCACGAAACATGTTCCGCTCTCTGGAAAGTTAGCGTGATCAGAATATTTCTCAACCACCGGACAATCGGCATAGTCGCGCATGAAGATATCGGTCCAAGTCTTTAACTTAATCGGGCCTCTGGCATACTTAATATCCATTACTCGTTCTTTCATTTCGCCATTGATATTGACGTGGGCCATTGGTGCCACGTGGAACCACCATTGAAATTTAAATTTACGAATGTACTTACGCGTGAAGAACAACCACACTTTTGAAGAGTAGAGTTGGTGTTTGATTCTCCAGTCATAGGCCCAGACATGGGCGCGATTAAAACATTGGGATTCTTTATGATTTGTTCTGGCCTCATAAAACATGGAACGCGCTTGATCCATGGATTTTAAGTAGGAAGGTCTATAAGGCGCGTCTGAGAAATGAAGCATCTTTTCATGTGAAGTGGGCAAGGGAGCGGCGATCTCTTCCAGTTTTAGGATCTCTCTCTTTTCATTTAAGGTGACGCGAAACCAGGTCTTCTTTTTAATCGCTTCACGAAGTTGAAGCAGGACGTTTTTGTCGAAGTTCTTAAATCTCACCACGTCACCACTAGCAAGGAAGATCAAGGGTTCTTCATTGCCCTGAGCACCCATATCGATATCATGTATCTGAGTTGATAACTGAGTATTGGCCATGAGGGGCAGCGATATAAGGACGAGAAGGAGAAGCAAGAAGCGCATAAAACCTCCCATGGTTATGCGAAAAATCAGGAGCAATATTGTCTGAAAAGAAGCATCCCTGTCATCTAAAGCCTAACCAAAGCTAAGACACTTACTGCACCTGCATTAGGTACGCTGCTTATAAATAAAGTAATAAAGTTATAACAAAGAGTGATGAGCAAGAGCTTTAACTTCTTTGAATTTCAACACTTCATTTCACGACTAAATTTCATTTTTTCTGTACGGGCCAAGCGACAATGGTCCATCATGCTTGGATGGCAAGGAGGACCCAATGTTAGAAAATTATCAATATCAGGATTCGAATAATCATCCTTCTTTCAGAGATCTTCAATCGGAACTCTTTCCGCAAAGGCGCAGAAAGATCATGGTCATCGATGATGATCAGGATTTCAGATTATCGGTTTGTGAACTTTTGGTAGATGAGGGGTTCAGCGTTACGACGGCCAAGGACGGTGAGACCGGACTTAATAGTTTGATCCATCAACCTGACCTACCGGATCTAATCCTGGTAGATTTGATGATGCCTGTGAAAAGTGGTTTGGAATTTAGACGCGAACAATTACAACTCGATGAGATTTCCAATATCCCCGTAATGTTTATGACGGGTCATGGTTATGTCGATGGTGAGAGATGTCTTTTGAAGCCATTTGATGAGAGAGAATTTATTGCTGAGATTAAGAAAAGTATTATCTAAAAAAACAGGCCACTCATTCGAGTGGCCTTCTTCAATGTTTATATTAGTCAGAAACGTTTAGTGGCCTGGACTGAAGTCTTGACGGTGAAACTTCCAAGCACGAACCTCATAAAGTTTGGATAATCTCATAAAAAACGTTCCTCCTTTATCCAAGTTTGAATGTCCGGGATGAGCTGATTATAAGTGAAAAACGTCGTCGCAAAAATTCTTACGAACTTTCTCATATTTAACTCTTCATGACC
Encoded here:
- a CDS encoding gluzincin family metallopeptidase; the protein is MKKTKKLLPLVVLITLSQAASALELPVVSKYSEAEQAQIWVKAKADQVPAALMGNEVVGDPTYAYSKTFPKSFLQESMFVVCYQDCNNKDTLKLKNGEISNKDDWNVIEQANVYFWVNRYFDFVESKLNFRLDKHLRVMTNRDVREDGKKLTNNAFFNPQDTTLSFLPANKNLLFKLMAGKINRSGFDPSVIAHEASHYLFQHLYPNAVNDEISGLNEGFADYIANIFLDNPKIGMVMLQGKPLRDASSMVASNRTPKVYSPGMEVHDLGERVSYALWETRKLTQNKEEYDRLVIDAVLDLNKNPYNAVHDFKEKMLARIETLLDSSAMSEARATWNLSLEGKAIKLANTNFLSSSIPSQSYIGFKVRETLTEEMAKTYGVARVHENNFSLLKTVKISDTQFAILAAKESEDVSTPYWIALDAERGNYLGFYSLDKKLVTDHKETEEVSRLAKMAAQSSSLAQDFVSKLVNFVQLKDNKGQLAMAYKLKSLTEKDATLTFNGERLSGKAVEMEVKRKMLVAILGVPAVDKITLYTVPTLIDSLPQLNGQTVIGYKLQLPDGTETEMSLDKYVSKK
- a CDS encoding CDP-alcohol phosphatidyltransferase family protein, which gives rise to MEKQTARRPLKSRQTAWAKTLSRMIAQAGISPNMISFMSMVFAALSLGSALIGAKTGERMYPILAALFIQMRLICNLMDGMVAVEFGKKSKTGDLWNDVPDRFADVAIILGAGYLSQQYPFAIELAWANGTLAVMTAYLRVLGASLASPHYYIGPMAKPHRMAILTAAFIGEAIYPGGALLYGALIIMVVGQVVTCGRRLSRITVDLENT
- a CDS encoding phosphatidate cytidylyltransferase translates to MNLETLQSYAEYLTTPVAQVMGGIFAVLIVVTAAFYLARAIKGPTKLIKELIERTLSWWMILTGFTVTIFFSKMFATIALAFLAFVAFRELTSRLNLRMSDRRTLLWCYLAIPFQFFAAYIEWYGMFIIFIPVIMFVGLAMRSVAHGDVKGITASLGIIHWSAMLTIFSLSHLAYMLSLPEKAGYAAGNGGMILWLVLITECNDIFQFTWGKLFGKHKILPSVSPNKTVEGFVGGLISTVALGYSLSFLLPIDSTKTMILSILLAFSGFMGDVTISAIKRDLGIKDMGSTIPGHGGIMDRIDSLAFNALICFHLIRYWSYL
- a CDS encoding lysophospholipid acyltransferase family protein yields the protein MRIFARFVLYRLILRPFLSLIIGVKFPKASAFPEGQFILVSNHNSHLDTVSLLCSLPVKRLGDVHPAAAADYFARNKVMATLCEFFLNTVFVRRKGEGGQVLKPLDELDMHVKSGKSLILFPEGTRGLPEQIVDFKCGAAVLLQRNPHVKLVPVFMIGMGKAMPKGGLPIPSECEIRIGTSSIDDSVRSRPVMELTAFIQDEVLRLKEV
- a CDS encoding DMT family transporter; this encodes MSNQTWPIILNFIASLLGAVGQWLYKLGAKDLKEIPIYKNLPFLGGMFSFLIVMGLFMVAFRLGGRISVTFPVYALTFVWGTMIGVFVDKEPFNSMQALGVGLVFVGVAIVGGMATR
- a CDS encoding protein-glutamine glutaminase family protein → MRFLLLLLVLISLPLMANTQLSTQIHDIDMGAQGNEEPLIFLASGDVVRFKNFDKNVLLQLREAIKKKTWFRVTLNEKREILKLEEIAAPLPTSHEKMLHFSDAPYRPSYLKSMDQARSMFYEARTNHKESQCFNRAHVWAYDWRIKHQLYSSKVWLFFTRKYIRKFKFQWWFHVAPMAHVNINGEMKERVMDIKYARGPIKLKTWTDIFMRDYADCPVVEKYSDHANFPESGTCFVMKSSMYYYQPVDLEQRDLTGIEKSHWMEPEVKQAFLEAMDITL
- a CDS encoding response regulator, whose protein sequence is MLENYQYQDSNNHPSFRDLQSELFPQRRRKIMVIDDDQDFRLSVCELLVDEGFSVTTAKDGETGLNSLIHQPDLPDLILVDLMMPVKSGLEFRREQLQLDEISNIPVMFMTGHGYVDGERCLLKPFDEREFIAEIKKSII